A single Alcanivorax borkumensis SK2 DNA region contains:
- a CDS encoding YaeQ family protein, with protein sequence MALTATIYKAELTVSDMDRDYYATHNLTVALHPSETESRMMLRLLAFALNAHEDLAFSRGLSNPEEPDLWQRHPNDTLAHWIELGMPDEKRLRKACGLAEQVTLYCYGPRAPQVWWDSMKNKVRRFDNLTIIHVDADSEATLATCAQRAMQLQAMIQDGQVWFGTTEQSEEITLSQWYP encoded by the coding sequence ATGGCCCTCACCGCCACCATCTACAAAGCTGAACTCACCGTTTCCGATATGGACCGGGATTATTACGCCACCCATAATCTGACAGTAGCCTTGCACCCCTCGGAAACCGAATCACGAATGATGTTGCGGCTACTGGCCTTTGCTCTCAACGCCCATGAAGATCTGGCCTTCTCTCGAGGCCTGTCCAACCCGGAAGAACCAGACCTGTGGCAACGCCATCCCAACGACACCCTTGCCCACTGGATCGAGTTGGGCATGCCCGATGAGAAACGCCTGCGTAAAGCGTGTGGCCTGGCGGAACAGGTTACCCTGTATTGTTATGGCCCACGGGCGCCACAGGTATGGTGGGACAGCATGAAGAACAAGGTGCGTCGCTTCGATAACCTGACCATCATCCACGTGGATGCAGACAGCGAAGCCACACTGGCCACCTGCGCTCAGCGGGCCATGCAGTTACAGGCGATGATTCAGGATGGCCAGGTCTGGTTCGGCACCACGGAACAGAGCGAAGAAATCACGCTTTCGCAATGGTACCCCTGA
- the arsH gene encoding arsenical resistance protein ArsH, protein MNDLPNLDNDCFQRPTTDSVFRAQPSTHKPRILLLYGSLRQRSFSRLVVQEAARLLEAMGAEAKIFHADGLPLPDSEDASHPKVQELRDMVTWCEGMVWCSPERHGAMTGIMKAQIDWIPLSLGAVRPTQGKTLAVMQVSGGSQSFNAVNQLRVLGRWMRMVTIPNQSSVPKAFLEFDDNDRMKPSGFYDRIVDVIEELVKFTYLTRDRSDYLTDRYSERKESAEELMARVNQRSM, encoded by the coding sequence ATGAACGATCTACCCAATCTCGATAATGACTGCTTTCAGCGTCCCACTACTGACAGCGTATTCCGGGCCCAGCCGTCTACTCATAAGCCGCGCATCCTGTTGCTATATGGATCACTCCGTCAGCGTTCCTTTAGTCGCCTAGTGGTTCAGGAAGCCGCTCGATTGCTGGAGGCCATGGGTGCAGAAGCAAAAATTTTCCATGCTGATGGTTTGCCTCTGCCCGACAGTGAAGATGCTAGCCACCCTAAGGTGCAGGAACTGCGCGATATGGTGACTTGGTGCGAAGGTATGGTGTGGTGCTCTCCGGAACGGCACGGTGCCATGACGGGCATTATGAAAGCACAGATCGATTGGATTCCTTTATCGCTTGGGGCGGTACGTCCGACCCAGGGGAAGACCCTGGCGGTGATGCAAGTCAGTGGTGGCTCCCAGTCGTTCAATGCGGTAAACCAGCTACGTGTGCTGGGTCGCTGGATGCGCATGGTCACTATTCCAAACCAGTCTTCGGTGCCGAAAGCATTTCTGGAATTTGATGATAATGATCGTATGAAACCCTCCGGTTTCTACGATCGTATTGTGGATGTCATAGAAGAGTTGGTGAAATTCACCTATTTGACCCGTGACCGTAGTGACTATCTCACCGACCGTTATTCCGAGCGTAAGGAATCGGCTGAGGAACTGATGGCGAGAGTCAATCAGCGCAGTATGTAG
- a CDS encoding TRAP transporter small permease subunit, producing MTKQNLQNGQQWLTAFTTTIGRGSAWLALLLVLGIVLVVVLRYGFNIGNIALQESLTYLHGSLFMLAIAYTLAEDEHVRVDVLYQRFSPRGQAWVNLLGTLFLLLPICVAIFWLSLDYVASSWREQEGSANGGLPYVYLLKSLLLVLPALLSVQALAELLRHGLTLLGAPLPPRTTEHEKHPEEGL from the coding sequence ATGACAAAACAGAACCTACAGAACGGCCAGCAATGGCTGACCGCTTTTACCACCACCATCGGCCGCGGCAGCGCTTGGCTGGCGCTGCTGCTAGTACTGGGCATAGTGCTAGTCGTCGTTCTGCGCTATGGGTTCAACATCGGCAACATTGCCCTGCAAGAATCCCTGACCTATCTGCACGGCAGCCTCTTTATGTTAGCCATCGCCTACACCTTGGCCGAAGACGAACATGTCCGGGTGGATGTGCTCTACCAGCGTTTTAGCCCGCGCGGGCAGGCCTGGGTGAATCTGCTAGGCACCCTGTTTTTGCTGCTGCCCATCTGCGTAGCAATTTTCTGGTTATCTCTGGATTATGTGGCCAGTAGCTGGCGCGAGCAGGAGGGCTCCGCCAACGGCGGCCTGCCCTATGTCTATCTGCTAAAAAGCCTGTTGCTAGTGCTGCCCGCATTGCTGAGTGTGCAGGCATTGGCTGAACTGCTACGCCATGGGCTAACGTTACTTGGCGCCCCCCTTCCCCCACGCACCACCGAACATGAGAAACACCCGGAGGAGGGCCTGTGA
- a CDS encoding TMEM165/GDT1 family protein gives MEALFSAFVLVALGEIGDKTQLLSLALILKFRKPWPILAGVVVATLLNHGASVWFGDWLASTIPLEWLRWTLGLSFIGLGLWMLIPDADEEVEDNPRFGPFLTALVLFFIAEIGDKTQLATIALAIQFKDQFWPVLSGSTLGMIAANLPVIWLAHQFGSQQFETWAHRISAALFVGFGIIALLG, from the coding sequence ATGGAAGCCCTGTTCAGCGCCTTTGTGCTAGTTGCCCTTGGGGAAATTGGCGACAAGACACAGCTATTATCTCTCGCGCTGATTCTCAAATTTCGCAAACCGTGGCCTATCCTCGCCGGCGTAGTGGTGGCGACCCTGCTCAACCACGGTGCCTCGGTCTGGTTTGGAGACTGGCTGGCCAGCACCATCCCCCTGGAGTGGCTGCGCTGGACTCTTGGCCTCAGCTTTATCGGCCTGGGCTTGTGGATGCTAATCCCGGACGCCGATGAAGAAGTGGAAGACAACCCTCGCTTCGGCCCTTTCCTTACCGCACTGGTGTTGTTCTTCATTGCTGAAATCGGCGACAAGACCCAGCTGGCCACCATCGCCCTGGCGATACAGTTCAAAGATCAGTTCTGGCCAGTACTAAGCGGCTCCACCCTGGGCATGATCGCCGCCAACCTGCCGGTCATCTGGCTGGCCCACCAATTCGGCAGCCAACAATTTGAAACCTGGGCCCATCGCATCAGCGCAGCGTTGTTCGTGGGTTTCGGGATAATTGCGCTTCTCGGCTGA
- the arsB gene encoding ACR3 family arsenite efflux transporter translates to MPFFERYLSVWVALAIAVGVGLGVAVPGVFESVAGFEYAHVNLAVAVFIWVMVYPMMIQIDFTAIKKVGRNPRGLLLTLVVNWLIKPFTMAALGWLFFKVFFAGWVDPQTATEYIAGMILLGVAPCTAMVFVWSQLTKGDANYTLVQVSVNDIIMVFAFAPIAGLLLGVSDIAVPWDTLVLSVVLYVVMPLLAGMATRHWLGSEKRVAAFVHRLKPVSVMGLLATVVLLFGFQAETILAKPMAIVLIAIPLLIQTYGIFAIAYWAAKRLRLKHNVAGPACLIGTSNFFELAVAVAISVFGLHSGAALATVVGVLVEVPVMLSLVAIINRTSHWFEEASQ, encoded by the coding sequence ATGCCGTTTTTTGAACGATATCTCAGTGTCTGGGTGGCATTGGCCATTGCTGTTGGCGTGGGCTTGGGCGTAGCCGTTCCCGGTGTCTTTGAATCGGTTGCCGGTTTCGAGTATGCCCATGTGAATTTGGCCGTAGCAGTATTCATCTGGGTAATGGTTTACCCGATGATGATTCAGATTGATTTCACCGCGATTAAAAAAGTCGGCAGGAACCCACGCGGGCTACTGCTGACTTTGGTGGTTAACTGGCTGATAAAGCCGTTCACCATGGCGGCTTTAGGCTGGTTATTTTTCAAGGTTTTTTTCGCCGGTTGGGTGGATCCGCAAACGGCGACAGAGTACATCGCCGGTATGATCCTGTTGGGTGTGGCGCCCTGCACGGCCATGGTGTTTGTGTGGAGCCAGCTTACTAAGGGCGATGCGAATTACACCCTGGTACAAGTGTCGGTGAACGATATCATTATGGTATTTGCCTTTGCGCCGATTGCCGGTTTGTTACTGGGGGTGAGTGATATTGCCGTGCCTTGGGATACCTTGGTGCTGTCAGTGGTGCTCTATGTGGTTATGCCATTACTGGCGGGAATGGCAACACGTCATTGGCTGGGGAGCGAGAAGAGGGTTGCCGCCTTTGTTCATCGGCTCAAGCCCGTCAGCGTGATGGGCCTGTTGGCCACAGTGGTGCTGCTATTTGGTTTCCAGGCGGAAACTATTCTTGCCAAGCCCATGGCCATCGTGCTCATTGCTATTCCGCTATTGATCCAGACCTACGGTATTTTTGCTATTGCCTACTGGGCGGCAAAACGGCTGAGGTTGAAGCATAACGTGGCAGGCCCGGCCTGCTTGATCGGTACCAGTAACTTCTTCGAGTTGGCTGTGGCGGTGGCTATCAGTGTGTTCGGTCTGCATTCTGGTGCGGCCTTGGCGACCGTGGTCGGGGTGCTGGTGGAGGTGCCTGTGATGTTGTCACTGGTAGCGATTATCAACCGTACCTCGCACTGGTTTGAAGAAGCCAGCCAATAG
- a CDS encoding arsenate reductase ArsC has translation MNTPLNVLFLCTGNSCRSIIGEALADHLGKGKLHGLSAGSMPTGKVNENALAVLARHGVPVNTPSSKSMDDLEGEKIDLVITVCDAAAGESCPVWLGDTQKVHWGLEDPAHATGTDDEIRGAFEVTYNELHARVEALAALDFESMNPLGLIATAQKIHREMDNQ, from the coding sequence ATGAATACACCACTGAATGTCTTGTTTTTGTGCACCGGTAATTCCTGTCGCTCCATCATTGGTGAAGCGCTGGCTGATCATCTGGGGAAGGGTAAGTTGCACGGATTGAGTGCCGGCAGCATGCCTACCGGTAAGGTCAATGAAAACGCTTTGGCTGTGCTCGCCCGCCACGGTGTGCCGGTGAACACTCCCAGCTCCAAGTCCATGGATGATCTGGAAGGGGAAAAGATTGATCTGGTGATCACGGTTTGTGATGCCGCCGCGGGTGAGTCCTGCCCGGTGTGGTTGGGTGATACCCAGAAAGTGCATTGGGGCCTGGAAGACCCGGCCCATGCAACGGGAACTGACGACGAGATTCGTGGGGCTTTTGAGGTTACCTATAACGAACTGCATGCTCGCGTAGAAGCTCTGGCAGCGCTGGATTTTGAATCGATGAACCCATTGGGGTTGATCGCAACAGCGCAAAAAATTCACCGCGAAATGGATAATCAGTAA
- the pstB gene encoding phosphate ABC transporter ATP-binding protein PstB — protein sequence METAQQLDKPALDTNDAARDKAINEQVTMTQDTPYPDQTVGNPFVDDPKMRLRDVEVFYDDNQAIHGVSLDIGKNEVVSLIGPSGCGKSTFLRCLNRMNDTIDICKVKGSLHLESQDLYDPKLDVVELRARVGMVFQKPNPFPKSIYDNVAYGPRIHGLANKKYDLDEIVETSLRKAGLWEEVKDRLHAPGTGLSGGQQQRLCIARTIAVSPEVVLMDEPCSALDPIATAKIEELISELSESYTIAIVTHSMQQAARVSSRTAYFHLGRLVEMNDTETVFTKPEHDLTEAYITGRFG from the coding sequence ATGGAAACCGCACAGCAATTGGACAAACCGGCTCTGGACACCAATGATGCGGCCAGAGATAAGGCCATTAACGAGCAGGTAACGATGACACAAGACACCCCCTATCCAGACCAGACCGTGGGCAACCCCTTCGTGGATGACCCCAAAATGCGCCTGCGCGATGTGGAGGTATTCTACGATGATAATCAGGCGATTCACGGTGTTAGCCTAGACATCGGAAAGAATGAGGTGGTGTCACTGATCGGCCCTTCCGGCTGCGGTAAATCTACCTTTTTGCGTTGCCTGAATCGCATGAACGACACCATCGATATTTGTAAGGTGAAAGGCAGCCTGCATCTGGAAAGTCAGGATCTTTATGACCCTAAACTGGATGTGGTGGAATTGCGCGCTCGGGTGGGCATGGTGTTCCAAAAGCCTAACCCGTTCCCTAAGTCTATCTATGACAACGTGGCCTATGGCCCGCGCATACACGGCCTGGCTAATAAGAAATATGACCTGGATGAAATCGTAGAAACCAGCCTGCGCAAAGCGGGTTTGTGGGAGGAAGTGAAGGATCGTTTGCACGCACCGGGCACGGGTTTGTCTGGTGGTCAGCAGCAGCGTCTGTGTATTGCCCGCACCATTGCGGTGAGCCCGGAAGTGGTGCTGATGGATGAGCCCTGTTCAGCGCTGGACCCAATTGCCACCGCCAAAATCGAAGAATTGATCAGCGAGCTGAGCGAGTCTTACACCATCGCTATCGTGACTCACTCCATGCAGCAGGCCGCGCGGGTATCTAGCCGTACCGCTTATTTCCATTTAGGGCGTCTGGTGGAAATGAATGATACCGAGACCGTGTTCACCAAACCCGAGCATGATCTGACGGAAGCTTATATCACTGGCCGCTTCGGTTAA
- a CDS encoding metalloregulator ArsR/SmtB family transcription factor has protein sequence MLTPTQLCKCLGDDIRLSLICLLHGQAEVCVCDLVDAMQAPQSTVSRHLAQLRQCELVVARRQGTWMHYQLNPALPEWAAAAINALVVPARDALNITLPSAACCG, from the coding sequence ATGCTCACACCTACTCAGCTCTGTAAATGCCTTGGCGATGATATCCGCCTCAGCCTGATCTGCTTGTTGCACGGTCAAGCAGAGGTCTGCGTGTGTGATTTGGTCGATGCCATGCAGGCGCCACAATCTACCGTGTCCCGGCATCTTGCCCAGTTGCGCCAGTGCGAACTGGTGGTCGCCCGGCGACAGGGCACCTGGATGCATTACCAGCTGAACCCGGCCTTGCCGGAGTGGGCTGCAGCGGCCATTAATGCATTGGTAGTGCCCGCCCGAGATGCGTTGAATATCACTCTTCCCAGTGCCGCGTGCTGCGGCTGA
- the phoU gene encoding phosphate signaling complex protein PhoU, translating into MDRMHFGEHSSTQFNAALESIRNHLMEMGGLVEKQVVDALQALLQADSALAEKVIETEKKVDKLEILIDEECTKVLALRQPAASDLRLIIAVSKAVSDLERIGDESAKIARMGLQLAEEGESPRGYVEVRHIGNHVRNMLRDALDAFARFDAHKALTVAAEDNEVDIEYASAMRSLATFMMEDPRSITRVLNIIWSLRALERIGDHARNIGEQVIYLVKGKDVRHISIDEIEEKLKS; encoded by the coding sequence ATGGACCGTATGCATTTTGGCGAGCATAGCTCGACCCAGTTTAACGCCGCGTTGGAATCTATCCGTAACCACCTGATGGAAATGGGCGGTTTGGTGGAAAAACAGGTGGTGGATGCATTGCAGGCATTGCTGCAGGCTGACTCTGCGCTAGCTGAAAAAGTCATAGAAACCGAAAAGAAGGTCGATAAGCTGGAAATCCTCATCGACGAGGAATGCACCAAGGTGCTGGCTTTGCGTCAGCCGGCGGCTTCGGATCTGCGTTTAATCATTGCTGTGTCTAAAGCGGTATCTGATCTAGAGCGCATTGGTGATGAGTCGGCCAAAATTGCCCGCATGGGGTTGCAGCTGGCTGAAGAGGGCGAGTCACCTCGCGGTTACGTGGAAGTACGGCATATCGGTAACCATGTGCGCAATATGTTGCGTGATGCCCTGGATGCCTTTGCCCGCTTTGACGCCCATAAAGCCCTGACCGTGGCGGCGGAAGATAATGAAGTAGACATTGAATACGCCAGTGCCATGCGTTCTTTAGCGACCTTCATGATGGAAGATCCTCGCTCTATCACTCGAGTACTCAACATCATTTGGTCTCTGCGTGCCCTGGAACGCATTGGTGACCATGCCCGTAATATCGGTGAGCAGGTTATCTATTTGGTGAAAGGTAAGGATGTGCGGCACATCAGCATTGATGAAATTGAAGAGAAGTTGAAAAGCTAA
- the pstC gene encoding phosphate ABC transporter permease subunit PstC yields the protein MQTGNLLLLLVVMVAGAYYLGLRRSFALARPLGGIRHLHSLPFYFAMRSAMWCAIPALIVLGLWLAFDDNIIRQQVLGSLPVELQPTDASSYNLTLSKIQNVASGALPTNFVEPPIAAAAEHLQSLRQTSAMALTVVIIVLCMLGGTWAWLKVSPQLRARQQVERVLQTLFMLCATVAILTTVGIVMSVLFESIRFFGKVPVTDFLFGLQWSPQTALRADQVASGGAFGAVPLFMGTMLISAIALLVAVPVGLMSAIYLSEYASKRVRTVAKPALEVLAGVPTVVYGFFAALTVAPFIRGMGEAVGLDVASESALAAGLVMGVMIIPFVSSLADDVITAVPQSMRDGSLGLGATKSETIKKVIFPAALPGIMGGILLAASRAIGETMIVVMAAGLAANLTANPLEAVTTITVQIVTLLTGDQEFDSAKTLAAFALGLMLFITTLVMNIFALHIVKKYREQYD from the coding sequence ATGCAAACCGGAAACCTGCTGTTGCTGCTGGTAGTGATGGTGGCCGGCGCTTACTACTTGGGGCTTCGCCGCTCCTTTGCGCTGGCCCGCCCGCTGGGCGGCATTCGCCACCTGCACTCATTGCCGTTTTACTTCGCCATGCGTTCGGCTATGTGGTGCGCGATTCCCGCCTTAATCGTGCTGGGGCTGTGGTTAGCATTTGATGACAACATCATCCGCCAGCAAGTGCTGGGCAGCTTGCCGGTGGAGCTGCAACCGACGGATGCCTCCAGCTATAACCTGACGCTTAGCAAAATTCAGAATGTGGCCAGTGGTGCGCTACCGACTAATTTCGTGGAGCCGCCGATTGCCGCAGCGGCGGAGCATCTGCAGTCATTGCGCCAGACCAGCGCCATGGCGCTGACCGTGGTGATTATTGTGCTGTGTATGTTGGGCGGCACCTGGGCCTGGCTGAAAGTATCGCCGCAATTGCGCGCCCGTCAGCAGGTGGAGCGCGTACTGCAGACGCTGTTCATGCTGTGTGCCACGGTAGCGATCCTTACCACCGTGGGCATCGTTATGTCGGTGCTGTTCGAATCGATCCGGTTCTTCGGCAAGGTGCCGGTGACCGATTTCTTATTCGGCTTGCAGTGGAGTCCACAGACTGCCCTGCGGGCTGACCAGGTTGCCTCTGGCGGCGCTTTTGGTGCGGTGCCCTTGTTCATGGGCACTATGTTGATCTCTGCGATTGCCTTATTGGTGGCGGTTCCGGTGGGGTTGATGTCCGCTATTTATCTATCGGAGTACGCCAGCAAGCGAGTGCGCACGGTGGCCAAGCCGGCCCTGGAAGTGTTGGCCGGGGTGCCCACGGTGGTTTACGGTTTTTTTGCTGCGTTGACAGTGGCTCCGTTTATTCGCGGCATGGGTGAAGCCGTGGGGTTAGATGTGGCGTCGGAGTCGGCCCTGGCCGCAGGCTTGGTGATGGGCGTGATGATTATTCCGTTTGTCTCATCGCTTGCCGATGACGTGATTACTGCGGTGCCCCAGTCCATGCGCGATGGCTCCTTGGGATTGGGGGCAACCAAAAGCGAAACCATCAAGAAAGTGATTTTTCCGGCGGCATTACCGGGGATTATGGGGGGCATTTTGCTAGCCGCGTCCCGAGCCATTGGTGAAACCATGATTGTGGTCATGGCCGCCGGCTTGGCCGCTAACCTTACTGCCAACCCACTGGAAGCGGTCACTACCATTACCGTGCAGATCGTTACGTTGCTGACCGGTGACCAGGAATTCGACAGTGCCAAAACCCTGGCGGCGTTTGCCCTAGGCCTGATGTTGTTCATCACAACCCTGGTTATGAATATCTTCGCGCTGCACATCGTGAAGAAATACCGCGAGCAGTACGACTAG
- a CDS encoding HdeD family acid-resistance protein: MPATPPPLLEHLSQHWKGLLVTGIVFIVLGTLGLGATGLFTLISVFWIGGLLLLAGLIQILQAFRTPTLSRSLPFLMIGLLYALLGGYMMARPAVAAGGLTLIIGAAIALISTLRFLIAWHVRGSTHTFLLIISALIGLALAWMIFAQWPQSGQWVIGLFLAIELIMNGWMLVMVALSARQYQHRDF, from the coding sequence ATGCCCGCCACACCACCGCCACTGCTTGAACATCTTTCCCAACACTGGAAAGGCCTGCTGGTTACCGGCATCGTTTTTATTGTCCTCGGCACTCTAGGTCTTGGCGCTACGGGGTTGTTCACTTTGATCAGCGTGTTCTGGATTGGTGGACTTTTACTGCTGGCCGGCTTGATTCAAATCCTTCAGGCGTTCCGCACCCCCACGCTCTCACGCAGCTTGCCGTTTCTGATGATCGGCTTGCTCTATGCGTTGCTTGGAGGCTATATGATGGCCCGCCCTGCCGTCGCCGCCGGTGGACTGACCCTGATTATCGGCGCCGCCATCGCGCTTATCTCCACTCTGCGGTTCTTGATCGCTTGGCATGTTCGCGGTAGTACCCATACCTTTTTGCTAATCATTAGTGCACTGATCGGCCTAGCCTTAGCGTGGATGATTTTTGCGCAATGGCCGCAATCTGGGCAGTGGGTGATCGGGCTATTTCTCGCCATTGAGTTGATCATGAATGGCTGGATGTTGGTGATGGTGGCCCTGAGTGCCCGCCAATATCAGCACCGGGACTTTTAG
- the pstA gene encoding phosphate ABC transporter permease PstA, whose product MSKTTEKVRKTLARRYRAEKRFKAYGMASIGIGLMALLLLFTDIIGKGHSAFVEYEIQLPITFDAEVLDVSDPRDAEQLNYGNYQGVIRDALAERFPGVESRLDVRSLNQLVSTGAGYALRDMLREEPALLGETRTLWLLADDDVDLFLKANEEQREDSRLNDKQQAWVAELEASGETRMVFNRSLFSYGDSREPEQAGILGAILGSLFTMIVTLLLSFPIGVAAAVYLEEFAPKNRFTDFIEVNINNLAAVPSIIFGLLGLAVIIGLFGLPRSVPLVGGIVLTLMTLPTVIISSRAAIKAVPPSIRQAAMGLGASKMQVVLHHVLPLALPGMLTGAIIGMAQALGETAPLLMIGMVAFIVDLPADPLDAATVLPVQIYLWADSPEQSFEALASAAIMVLLAFLITMNTLAVILRKRLERRW is encoded by the coding sequence ATGAGCAAAACCACAGAAAAAGTGCGTAAGACGCTGGCCCGACGCTACCGGGCAGAGAAACGTTTCAAAGCCTATGGTATGGCCTCCATCGGCATTGGTTTGATGGCCTTGCTGTTGTTGTTCACTGACATCATCGGCAAGGGCCACAGTGCCTTCGTTGAATATGAAATTCAGTTGCCGATTACCTTCGATGCGGAGGTGTTGGATGTCAGTGACCCCCGCGATGCGGAGCAGCTTAACTACGGTAATTACCAAGGGGTCATTCGTGACGCTCTGGCAGAGCGGTTCCCTGGCGTGGAGTCACGCTTGGACGTTCGCTCGCTTAACCAGCTGGTGAGCACCGGGGCTGGTTATGCTCTGCGCGATATGCTTCGCGAAGAGCCGGCCCTGTTGGGAGAGACACGAACTCTATGGCTATTGGCCGACGATGATGTGGATTTGTTTCTCAAGGCGAACGAAGAGCAACGCGAAGACAGCCGTCTTAATGACAAGCAGCAGGCATGGGTGGCGGAGCTGGAAGCGTCCGGCGAAACTCGTATGGTCTTCAATCGGTCGCTTTTCAGTTACGGTGACTCCCGTGAACCGGAGCAAGCCGGTATTTTGGGTGCTATTCTTGGTTCCTTGTTCACGATGATTGTGACGTTGCTGCTGAGCTTTCCCATTGGTGTCGCGGCAGCTGTCTACCTGGAAGAGTTTGCGCCAAAGAACCGCTTCACTGATTTCATTGAAGTGAATATCAACAACCTGGCCGCCGTGCCGTCGATCATCTTCGGCCTGTTGGGCTTGGCAGTGATAATAGGCTTGTTTGGCTTGCCCCGGTCAGTGCCGTTGGTAGGGGGTATAGTATTAACGCTGATGACCCTGCCTACGGTGATCATTTCCAGCCGTGCGGCGATCAAGGCGGTGCCGCCCAGTATTCGTCAGGCCGCCATGGGGCTAGGCGCGTCGAAGATGCAGGTGGTGTTGCACCATGTACTGCCGCTAGCGCTCCCCGGCATGCTCACCGGCGCCATCATTGGCATGGCCCAGGCACTGGGTGAAACAGCACCGCTGCTGATGATTGGCATGGTGGCCTTTATCGTAGATTTGCCCGCTGACCCGTTGGATGCCGCAACAGTATTGCCGGTGCAAATTTATCTTTGGGCAGACAGCCCGGAACAATCTTTCGAAGCCCTGGCGTCCGCCGCCATCATGGTGCTACTGGCTTTCCTGATTACCATGAACACCTTGGCGGTGATTCTGCGTAAGCGCCTTGAGCGGCGCTGGTAA
- a CDS encoding substrate-binding domain-containing protein, giving the protein MKATLAGAAAALAMASAPGTAMARDTISIVGSSTVYPFATVVAERFGRTGNATPKIESTGSGGGMKLFCQGVGTQHPDITNASRRMKKSEFELCQSNGVKDITEVKVGYDGIVIANSVKGKHIDLSLREVFLALAKDVPNPKGGEELVANPYKTWKEINPALPNVKIEVLGPPPTSGTRDAFNELAIEGGCKTFPWLKAIKGEDKSKYKAICRSVREDGVYVEAGENDNLIVQKLEKNPNAFGVFGYSFLDQNRGVVQAANVGGVEPTFEAIGSGEYPVSRSLYFYVKKAHVGVVPGIEGYVKEFTSEKAWGDQGYLSEKGLIPLADDLRKSMAKQARSLKPMTGNEL; this is encoded by the coding sequence ATGAAAGCAACACTGGCAGGTGCCGCTGCTGCTCTGGCCATGGCCAGCGCTCCGGGTACCGCGATGGCTCGTGACACCATTTCCATCGTGGGTTCATCCACGGTATACCCGTTCGCCACCGTAGTGGCCGAGCGTTTTGGGCGTACCGGTAACGCCACCCCGAAAATTGAATCCACCGGTTCCGGCGGCGGCATGAAGCTGTTTTGCCAGGGCGTCGGAACTCAGCACCCGGACATTACCAATGCTTCTCGCCGGATGAAGAAATCCGAGTTTGAGCTGTGCCAGAGCAACGGTGTGAAAGACATTACCGAGGTGAAGGTAGGTTATGACGGCATCGTGATTGCCAACTCGGTGAAAGGTAAGCACATCGATCTGTCCCTGCGCGAAGTTTTCCTGGCCCTGGCCAAGGATGTGCCGAACCCGAAAGGCGGTGAAGAGCTGGTTGCTAACCCTTACAAAACCTGGAAAGAGATTAACCCAGCCCTGCCGAACGTGAAGATCGAAGTGCTAGGCCCGCCGCCGACTTCCGGTACTCGTGATGCATTCAACGAACTGGCCATTGAAGGTGGCTGTAAAACCTTCCCATGGCTAAAAGCCATTAAGGGTGAAGATAAGTCCAAGTACAAAGCGATTTGCCGCAGTGTGCGTGAGGACGGTGTCTATGTTGAAGCCGGTGAAAACGACAACCTGATCGTGCAGAAGTTGGAAAAAAATCCGAATGCCTTCGGTGTGTTCGGTTACTCCTTCCTGGATCAGAACCGCGGTGTGGTGCAAGCTGCAAATGTTGGCGGTGTTGAGCCCACTTTCGAAGCGATCGGTTCTGGCGAATACCCGGTATCCCGCTCTTTGTACTTCTACGTGAAGAAAGCGCATGTAGGTGTGGTGCCGGGTATCGAGGGTTACGTGAAAGAGTTCACCAGCGAGAAAGCGTGGGGTGATCAGGGGTACCTGAGCGAGAAAGGCTTGATCCCGCTGGCTGATGATCTGCGCAAGTCCATGGCTAAACAGGCGCGTAGCCTGAAGCCCATGACCGGCAACGAGCTGTAA